DNA from Borreliella garinii:
ACCAAAATGCCTCTTTGCTTATCCATAACAAGCAAATCACTGTCCTCATAAATTATTCTTTTTCGAATACATTGAAAATCAATATTGCTTTTATAACATTCACCCATAGCTAAATGCAAATTTTGAACTAAAGATTTATACAAATAAATTTTATCACCTTTACAAACTCTATATGAAAAAGATGGTTTTAGACCATTAAGTCTAATATCACCTTTTCTAATATATTTTATTATTCTAGCTTTAGAAAAATTTAAAATTTTAATTAAAATTGAATCTAATCGCTTGCCATTATCATTATCAAGAACTTCTAAAAGAATATACTTATCTAAACGCAAGAAATAATCATCCTAATAAACTTTGCTATATTTTTTACAAAAAAAATTAACTATTAAAAATGTAAATATAGAGACAAAAAATGATGGAAAAACAGGGTGAAAAAACCAAATATTAAAACCAAAGCATAAAATACACAAATAAAATATCAAACCCAAAAACATAGAAGCAAATGCTGCTATTTTGCTTGCAAAATTTAAATAAAGTCCAAAAACAATGATAGGAAAAAATGAAACTTCTAAAGCTCCAAAAGCAAAAATATTAACAAAGAATAAAAAATTGGGAGGAAAGAAAGAAAATATAAGTATTATTAAAATAAAAAAAACATTGGAAATCATTATCACTCTACCAACCTTTAAATCTTCTTTTAAATCTTTTTTATAAATAAATATTGACTTTATTAAAACAGATGTTATTAATAGTAAATTTGAATCTATTGTGGACATTATTGCAGATAAAAGCCCTATAAAAAAAATAAAACAAGAAAAAGGATTTAAAACTTTTAAAGCTACATTTAAAACAACTTTATCATTTGGATGCAAATCTGGAAAAAGAATAATCGCAAAAAACCCTATTAAATGCATCAAAACAATTAAAAAGCTGATAATAAAAGTAGAAATGGGAAGCGATAATTTTATAGCATTCCCATCTTTAAATGCTATAAAATTATTAATAATCTGGGGTTGACCTAATATTCCTATCCCTATTAATATCCAAAAAGAAATTATATATTGTGGTTTTAGATCAACATTCGAAGGTAGTAATAGGTTTTTATCCAAACTAGACGCTGCTGTCTTGAACAAATTATTAATACCACCTCCCAAATCTAACATTTTGGAAAACAAAATAACAGATGAAACGAGCATTAAAAATCCTTGAATCAAGTCCGTATAAGCTACTGCCTTAAATCCACCAAAAAATACATAAATAAAAATTAATAGGGCAAAAAGCAAAAGACCAACTGCATAATTAATATCCCAAAAAACTTCTATAAGTTTAGCACCACCTATTAATTGTGCAGAAATCAAAAACATTAAAAAAAAAATTAATACACATCCACTTATTAATGCCAAAAAATCACTTTCATATCTATATCTAATATAATCAATAATGTTTATTGCATTAATTTTTTTCGATTCACGATTTAATCTCTCGCCAACAATAATAAAAGCAATTAAAGTTGTAGGAATTTGTATAATAGCTAATAATATAAAAGATAGCCCATACTTATAAACAGCAGAAGGACCAGAAATAAAACTACTAGCACTAATATAGTTGGAAGAAAATAGCAAGGCCATAACAATAAAATTAATATTTCTATTTGCAAGAAAGTATTTATTTAATAACAAGAAATTACCTCTATTTCTTTTTTTTAAAAATATAAAAATAAAAAATTATTAATAATGTATCAAGTCTTACTAATTACTAAAATAAAAAAACAAACCAAAAAAAAATTTATGCTGGGAAACAAAATTCCTGATAAAAAAAACCATAAAGGAATATTAAATATAGTAGCTGATGTATTTATAAAATAGGCACAACAACACCATAAAAAAAACATACAAATATACAATAATATAGCGTACAGAATCCTATTTCTCATCTAAAACAACCTTAGCAAAAGAATATCAAAATTTATAAATTCAAATATAATGTATATTATAATATACATTATATGCATAAAAATAAACATATATTAATTGGTATATGTGGAGGTATAGCCTCTTACAAGTCAGTTTACATAGTTTCTAGTTTGGTCAAATTAGGATACAGCGTCAAAGTTGTAATGACAAAAAATGCAACTAAATTTATTACTCCATTAACTTTAGAAACCATTTCTAAGAACAAAATAATTACTAATTTATGGGATTTAGACCATAATGAGGTTGAACATATAAAAATTGCAAAATGGGCTCACCTAATTCTTATTATTCCTGCTACTTACAATACAATATCTAAAATTGCATCAGGAATTGCTAATGATGCATTAACTACAATAATATCTGCAAGCACAGCTCCTACTTACTTTGCAATAGCAATGAATAGCGCAATGTATTCAAACCCTATTTTAAAAGAAAATATAAAAAAGCTTAAAACTTATCATTATAAATTCATTGAGCCTGATAAAGGATTTTTGGCTTGCTCATCAAATGCTTTAGGGCGCCTTAAAAATGAAGACAAAATTATAAAAACAATATTGAACGAATTTAATCAAAAAGATTGCCTAAAAAATAAAAAAATACTTATAACAGCATCCAGAACTGAAGAATTAATAGATCCAATTCGCTATTTTTCAAATACATCAACAGGGAAAATGGGATTTTGTTTGGCAAAAGAGGCTATAAAGCTAGGAGCTCGGGTTACAATTATTACAGGGCCAACCAATGAAAATGGACCTGAAGGGGCCAATATTATAAAAATAAAAACTGCAATGGAAATGTATAGGGAAGTTCTCAAAATATATAATAAATTTGAAATAATAATTGGAACTGCAGCTGTTGCCGATTTTAGGCCCAAACACATTTTTAATAGTAAAATTAAGAAAAGTAAAAAAAACAGATTGTATGTAGAGTTGGTAAAAAATCCTGACATAATCCAACACATAGGACATAATA
Protein-coding regions in this window:
- the panF gene encoding sodium/pantothenate symporter, with amino-acid sequence MLLNKYFLANRNINFIVMALLFSSNYISASSFISGPSAVYKYGLSFILLAIIQIPTTLIAFIIVGERLNRESKKINAINIIDYIRYRYESDFLALISGCVLIFFLMFLISAQLIGGAKLIEVFWDINYAVGLLLFALLIFIYVFFGGFKAVAYTDLIQGFLMLVSSVILFSKMLDLGGGINNLFKTAASSLDKNLLLPSNVDLKPQYIISFWILIGIGILGQPQIINNFIAFKDGNAIKLSLPISTFIISFLIVLMHLIGFFAIILFPDLHPNDKVVLNVALKVLNPFSCFIFFIGLLSAIMSTIDSNLLLITSVLIKSIFIYKKDLKEDLKVGRVIMISNVFFILIILIFSFFPPNFLFFVNIFAFGALEVSFFPIIVFGLYLNFASKIAAFASMFLGLIFYLCILCFGFNIWFFHPVFPSFFVSIFTFLIVNFFCKKYSKVY
- a CDS encoding DUF997 family protein, whose amino-acid sequence is MRNRILYAILLYICMFFLWCCCAYFINTSATIFNIPLWFFLSGILFPSINFFLVCFFILVISKT
- the coaBC gene encoding bifunctional phosphopantothenoylcysteine decarboxylase/phosphopantothenate--cysteine ligase CoaBC; amino-acid sequence: MHKNKHILIGICGGIASYKSVYIVSSLVKLGYSVKVVMTKNATKFITPLTLETISKNKIITNLWDLDHNEVEHIKIAKWAHLILIIPATYNTISKIASGIANDALTTIISASTAPTYFAIAMNSAMYSNPILKENIKKLKTYHYKFIEPDKGFLACSSNALGRLKNEDKIIKTILNEFNQKDCLKNKKILITASRTEELIDPIRYFSNTSTGKMGFCLAKEAIKLGARVTIITGPTNENGPEGANIIKIKTAMEMYREVLKIYNKFEIIIGTAAVADFRPKHIFNSKIKKSKKNRLYVELVKNPDIIQHIGHNKLKNQIVVGFCAEDSKNLIQKAKEKLKKKNLDFIIANELKYFGSSLNKVYIINKQSTKELPEMKKSEVAKEILKILY